TGCCTCCACAGGCCGGCACCACCGTCGTATCGGAGCGTACGATCGATGTGGATTCGGAAACGGACTCGAATCATGATACCGCGCTAACACTTGCCTGTGCCGGTGGGCACGAAGATATGGTAGAGTTGCTAATTACTCGTGGTGCAAATATTGAACACAAGGACAAAAAGGGCTTCACGCCGCTCATACTGGCGGCCACCGCCGGTCACGAGAAGGTGGTCGATACGTTGCTGCGCAACGGTGCCGAAATTGAGGCACAGTCGGAACGTACCAAGGACACACCACTTTCGCTAGCCTGCTCAGGCGGTCGGTACGAGGTGGTCGAGCTGCTGCTCAGCATGAACGCTAACCGGGAGCATCGCAACGTGTCTGACTATACGCCACTCAGTTTAGCTGCTAGTGGTGGCTACGTTAACATTATCAAGCTGTTACTGCAACATGGGGCCGAGATTAACTCACGTACTGGTAGCAAACTGGGCATTTCGCCGCTAATGCTCGCGGCCATGAACGGACATGTGGCGGCTGTTAAGCTGCTGCTCGATATGGGTTCGGACATAAATGCACAGATCGAAACCAACCGTAATACGGCGCTAACGTTGGCATGCTTCCAGGGGCGTCATGAAGTAGTTAGTCTGTTGCTGGATCGTAAGGCAAACGTAGAGCATCGGGCAAAGACTGGTCTTACCCCACTGATGGAAGCGGCTTCAGGTGGATACATCGATGTGGGACGAGTGCTACTGGACAAGGGAGCGGACGTTAATGCCGCTCCGGTACCATCGTCTCGCGATACCGCACTCACCATAGCGGCAGACAAGGGCCATCTAAAGTTTGTCGAACTGTTGCTATCGCGTGGCGCACTGGTCGAGgtgaaaaacaagaaaggCAATTCGCCTCTCTGGCTGGCAGCGAACGGTGGGCATTTGGGGGTGGTGGAGTTGCTCTGTAGCTCCGGCGGTGATATTGATTCGCAGGATAATCGGAAAGTGTCCTGTCTGATGGCAGCCTTCCGCAAGGGCCACACGAAGGTGGTAAAATGGATGGTTGGTCAGGTGACCCAGTTCCCGTCGGATCAGGAGATGACACGCTACATCAACACAATCAACGAGCAGGAACTGTTGGAAAAGTGTCACGACTGTGTGAAGGTGATACGTGCCGCCAAGGATCAACAGGCTACCAAGGCGAACATTAACGCTTCGATACTGCTGAAGGAGCTCGATCTCGAACGGTCACGAGAGGAAAGTCGCAAGGCGGCAGCTGCCAAGCGTCGTGAACGGAAGAAGCGACGCCGAGCGGAAAAGCGCGAACAGCAGCGCAAGCTGGAGATGGGTGAGGATGGTGAAGCCGAGGgtaatgacgatgatgacgatgaggaAGAGGCGGAAGATGagaaggaagaggaggaagaagaggaagaggaggaggaggatgttGACAGTGAGCATGATGAGGACGAATTGCTTCTCTCGGCCGCCATGACGCAACAGGCCGctatcaacagcagcaagaacAAGAACCGCAATGCTAACCATCTAGCGTCTCAACAGTTGCATCACAAGTCGCAGCAAAATTATCGCGAGAAAGAGAAGGACACAGCCAAGAGTCGAgataaagataaagaaaagCATAAGGAGACGGAACGTGGATCGAATCAGTCTTCTGCttccagtagcagcagtaccaaTCAGCCGCGacaacaccaacagcaacaaaacaatggGCAACTCTATCAGTATCGGCCCATGTCGATACCGTACCAAGTCCAAGAGGAAGGTGATTCCGGTATCGATGCCAACAGTTTGGGTTCGTGTTCCAGCTCGGAAGTGAAGTCGTcatcaaacagcaacaacgctctggagcaaaagaaaaacaacaagaagcgaaagcagcagcaacaacaacagcaggccCAAACGGCCCGCGGTACGATTGCCTCCACGAATGCTGCCGGTGCAGCACGTGCGGCAAAGGCTGCGGCCGTTGCAAACGCATCCAATGGTGGTAAATCATCCAACAAcgcgcagcatcagcagcaaaacaataacaacaacaatcgtCAATCGAAAAGCCCCGAGGAGACCGGATCAGCTGCACCAGCGTCATCGAACAGTGTGGTGCAAGATAAAAACTCGAAAGACAAGAATCGACGCCAGCAGGAGAAGGAACAACAAtatgctggtggtggtggcgttgtAAGAGAGAAGCGCGATAAGGCGACACtcgaaaaggaaaacgttGCGCCAAAAGATCATCACGATCGTTCGGCCGGTGCACTGTCAACAATGGCAACGAAGAACGACAGCAAAAAATCGTCATCAGCCAatgagcatcatcatcatcatcatcaccatcagccgcagcaacagacGGGAAACAACAGCAGTGCGGCCAGTGGTGTAGCATCACATCAGTCGTTGTCGCAGCAACAAACCGGTGTTCCGGGAAATCGTAAATCGATTATCGTTTTCGGCTCGGGTAATCGACACACCTCGGATCAGAATGATGAACTACAAGCTGGAGGAGGGGGTAATTACTACAACACCGGCACCAATGCTGGAGGCAAGAAAACGCATGGCAACAAAACGTTTTATAACACCACGGCCAATAGTGAGGATCATCACGGGCATCACGGTAAGATATCGTCAGCTAGTCCGATGAAGCAGCATGCAACGTCCGGTGGAATGTCTGTGTcgcaaaatgcaaacacaagTTCACAAACCAGCTCATCGATGGGCGGCGGCGTGGTGAAGCGTGAGGAAGGCTGGAAGGAGGTCGTTCGCAAGAGCTCAGTACAGCAGAGCGGCGGAAGCGGTGGTACGGGGGGCAGTAGTACCGGTAGTGGTGGCACTGGAGGCAACACCGGAGGCAGTGGATCATCCTCCCCTATGGAGTGTCGCAAGGTGCAGGTGCCGGTGCATGCGATTTCACGCGTCATCGGACGAGCCGGAAGCAACATCAATGCTATCCGTGCCGCAACCGGTGCTCACATTGAGGTGGAAAAGCAGGGCAAGAGTCAGGGCGACCGATCGATCACTATCAAAGGATCGCAGGAAGCAACCAAACAAGCACACTCACTCATCGTTACCCTTATTAAGGATCCCGACGTGGACATACTGCTTATGTTGCCGAAGCACAGTTCTAGCAGTGGCAACTCAGCGCAGAAAAGCTACGGATCGTCTTCGACATCTGGGGGTGGTGGATCAACGGTCGGCCAAAGTGGTGCCTCATCATCTATAACGTCCTCGGCAACGTCGGCACAACAGCAGTCATCACCAGTCATTGTGCCTGCAGCTATTATTCCTACGAATGGTGCTGCTCCAACCATGTCGGCTATTGTGGCATCCGGTGGTGTAGCGGCGGCTgccgctgcagcagcagcagcagcagcagcggctgcTGCGGCCGCCACCAACGCCACCAACTCTCACATCCACCCAACGCTAGCTTCTGTAAAAGGTGGAAAGAGTGTTTTCGGAGCTTCTAGCAAGTCTGTTAATGCTGGTAGTGCTGTTAGCGGAAGCGCCTCAACCGGAACCAATGCTGGTACTGGAAGTACCATGGGTGGTATGGTTAGCAGTAAGTCTCCGTCCACCCAAGGTTCGATGGCGTCCAACGCAAGTACGGCCGCGGTACGGACATCATCGACCACGAAAAATGTGTTCCTATCATCGACGAATTCGCAGCAATCCCGCGCACAGACGGCAGCTAGCAGCAATGTCACTATTAACAGCGGTAGCGTGCCATATGCCGTTGCAGCTTCTTCTGTCGGACAGGGAAAAGATCCCAAACGACAGCAGACGACTTCGCAAgcaccacagcagcagcaacagtcgtCCAACGTACTGTCAGGTGCTGGAGGAGGCGGAGGTCCGAAGGGATCGATTCACCACCATCCGGGACTTGCTACGACCGGACCCTCGGGAGCAGGTGGAACTGCAGCGACGGCACCGTTCGGAAGTGTGGGCATGCAATCGATCAAGTCGAAAAACACCCTCAAAACGCCAATCGTTTCCTCCAACACACCGCCAATTGCAGCAACAGTACCACAGGCAGGTGGTACGAATGTGACTGGTGGCAACAACTCCGGAGGATCGGTAGGTTCGTTCGCGAAATTGGTAGCATCGGACAGTAACGTTCAGAAGAAATCGTTTGCCAACTCCGGTTCCGGTAGCAGTGGTGGTTCTAATGCGTCTGGTAGTACGACGCAACAaggacagcaacaacagcaagcaatCGGAGTGATTGGAGGACGTCCCTCAGCGCAAGTACAGCAATCGCCTGCTAAAAGTGGTGGCTCGGCAGGTCTACCGGTACCACCATTTGGTAGTAGCAATGCCAATGCAGTTGGTGGTACCGGTGGGGTATCATCGATCGGTTCCCACCTGATTTCATCGAACGCATTGCATCAGTCAAGTCCgggaggaggaagtggtggtggtgccggaCAGCAAAAGATTTCGTCGTTTATTCCACCCATTGCGACGAGTGGGCCAGGGCCAACGATTGTCGAAGCATCCGCTATTCCACCATTGCCACCCATTAGCGTACCAAACACGGCAAATCCAATGGCGGCACCGGGTAGCGGTCGGTCAATCACCCCGATCGGGCAACCACCGTCGTCATCGTCCGCGTCGTCCGTTTCGACCATCTCCTCGTCCGCCTCATCGACATCGTCCGTGACGACGGGTCCGATAGGAAGTCGTAGCGTTACCACACCATCACCCCtactgcaacagcagcaatcgtCAACAACCTCCCCAACAATTGGCGGAcaattgcacacaaaaatgcaaccaCCTATCggacagcatcatcaacagctGCCGCCACCGTCGCCTCCACCATCGAACGTATACTCGTTGTTTAACGATCCGTTTACCAATAGTCAGTGGGGTGTGGGTGGAAATGGGGCAGGCAGTAGTGTGGGTGTTGGCGATGTTGGCAAACCTCCGCTGTACGGTggtcatcaccatcagcagcagcatcatcatctgtcGCATGGCACTATGGcgccacatcatcatcagcaacatcatcagcagcatgcGAGTGTGGGCAGTGGTGTTGCTGGAAGTGGTGTTTTGGGCACATTCATGGAGAATCCGCCAACCCTGCAGgtatgtaaaatttaaatcagcttaaatcaaatcatattcattcataaaaaaatttcCGCTTGAAGTTTTAAGtctataaatttcaaatttaaatcaatatttttaaactgaCTGAATTAgcgtttcgtttatttactTTACTCAAAAGGCGTAAATGGAAAGCGCAAGTAATCATGTATTGTGAAATAATGTATCGGTTCACTTCGTAGGTTGATGCATCAAAGGCTCCTGGATACCGCGGAAATGCCATCTCTTCACCAGTGAGTTCGAAGGCCTCGAGTAACGCTACAACACCACCATCGTCCAGCATGTCGTcccatcaacatcaacaccagcagcaacctCCAATGCACCAAGcattgcaacagcagcagacgaACGGAGCACATTTAAATCTCCACCATCAGTCCCAGCAGCCGCTCGGCTCCCATCAGCAACAGTCACTCGGATTGGGCCATATACTGAGTGGTGCgaacagtagcagcaacagcacatcTCCGCTCACTGGCCTGGGTAGTGgaagcggtggtggtggtggtggtggtccacCGCAACAACCTCCATCCTCCGTAGTCGTTTCACGAGATGCCGGAGTGGTGAACATGGTCGGCGGTGGACATAATACAGTATCATCCGCCTCATCGTCTGTATCGTCATCCGTCTCCGTCGGCGGAGGCCAGCATCAACAGCACCACCAACAATCCTACCAGTCGTCCAACGATCCACCGAATGTCGGTATCAAACCGTCGCAGCCTCCATCATCGTCAATGCATAGCGGTGGTGGTAACGGTGGACAAGGTAATGGAGCTGGTGGTTTGGGCATGCTGCGCTCGATGATGAACATGTCCTCGCACATGCGCCATCCGGCAAGTGGAAATGGTCCACCCGACTATCTGAGTGGTGGCGGACGTGACCATTCGGCCGGTTTAACACAACAGCAACTACCAGTCGGAAGCTCTCGACCTCCGCCACTGATGTACGACGGTACGGGAGCGGGCGGTGGTCCACCCGATTCACTGCAACCCTCCTACCAACCGCACCTTGGTATCGGTGGTAATGGCAATGCTGGTCTGCCACCGATCTCCCGTCTGAATCCAAAGGCATCGGCATTCTCCGGTGGCATTGGCCCATCGGTTATGCCACCGACGCAGCATCAACCGGGCGGCAAGATGAATCTGTCCAACAATCATCAACCCTACGGTGGAAATAATGCCGGCGGTGGAGGAGGAGCAGGGACAGGCGGTGGTGGAGGATCTGGAATGTTCCATGCGCCGCCGCCAATTGGTATCGGCGGTGGAAAGTATCCGTCGATGTCGTCATCGTACAGCCTCGCACCGGGACGTCCCAATAGTCAGCAGCCGCCACACGGTGGAAATGGCGCTGGTGGTAGCAGCGGAGGTCCTCCACCTCCGATGGGCGGTATGCATCATCGGGGCGCAACCGGCGGTGGAAACAAttggttctcgtccgatctaAGCCATCTGCAGCGTGATAATTTGATGGGTATGGAAAATGGGCTCGCCATGGCACTGAATGCTGGGACGGTTGCGGCCAGTGGTTCGCCCAACATATCGCCCAACAATAACAATGCGCCGCACACCATTAACGGTAGTGTCGGTGGACTTGTGgcgcagcaccagcaacaacagcagtcgATGATGGACGATTCTCGAAAGCTACCACGCGCAATCGGTACCGAACGGGCCTGGAAGTATGGCGGCAATGGTAACGTTGGTCTGGTGGGTAGTGGCAGTGGAGGTGGTGGACCAGGTGGTTCAGGAAACAGTGGTGGAAACATGTACAATGCTGGCATGGTCACCGCATACGTTGGGCTGGATGGACCGGATATCATAAACGGTGGcgcatcaccagcagcaatagcggcggcggcggctgcCGGTAACCAACCATGGTTGGGCATGGACAAAAATCAGTTCAtgggaggtggtggtggtggtggtttgggaggctcacagcaacaacaacatcaacaacaaccc
This genomic window from Anopheles maculipalpis chromosome 2RL, idAnoMacuDA_375_x, whole genome shotgun sequence contains:
- the LOC126556544 gene encoding ankyrin repeat and KH domain-containing protein mask isoform X3; its protein translation is MSSPKSSTTTTTAAATKPAPPPSTVLVGAATGSSAPGAGDGGGGTGKQANGEGDCCKNAAGETGSSTGAAKPSQSATAGTVSINSGKPSATSNSSSPTKSDTETFSEIQPRVSDSSESEEESVSEVDDFALDQQSCEIPETECSDSCENDVDMDESDSCDNDPDDNEDSDEDEEDDDDDMVHSTVPGKFLLENDDDTDHERDEAAHALTRMKSSDGSPRDKNLLSRSLIAACTDNDVNTVRRLLVEGNSLNEATEEGDSLLSLACSAGYFELAQVLLAMSAQVDDRGQKNDCTPLMEAASAGHVEIIELLFKHGADVNAQSSTGNTPLMYACAGGHEKAVKLLLDQGAKVEDHNENGHTPLMEAASAGHVGVAKILLEHGAGINTHSNEFKESALTLACYKGHLDMVRYLLEAGADQEHKTDEMHTALMEASMDGHVEVARLLLDSGAQVNMPTDSFESPLTLAACGGHVDLAMLLIDRGANIEEVNDEGYTPLMEAAREGHEEMVALLLQQNAQINAQTEETQETALTLACCGGFIEVAEYLIKNGADIELGASTPLMEAAQEGHIDLVRFLLQHGANVHAQTQTGDTALTYACENGHTEVADILLNYGAELEHESEGGRTPLMKACRAGHWCIVKFLIERGADVNRHTTNNDHTPLSLACTGGHQNVVELLLKNGADPFHRLKDSSTMLIEAAKGGHIGVVQLLLDFPHSLMNANAAAAQQQQNMLSNGQMQQLQQQQQVHQQQLQQQHQQAQHLIITQNHQQHQHHQQQLQQVQQQQQQQQQQQQQQQQQQQQLLAGPPGLREVPEAIRVSNKQIFQLPSKDMLEQQQLQSQTPAQQQLQQSQQALQAHIQQQQLQQHQQLLVNSHQLISQANMLLDSSGNDTSVLAQHLLEIQDPLSKENFLEGLAMGLRPRGRRMTSGPAAPAGSSTTPPIAGQQQQDQAAVAQQQLIQYLHQHQQQAQQLQAAQPIILQGNNVVTQQQQQQQQQQQMTSVTAGNKQQRSLLRKKQQQPTIALPSPFEAPNLTGSEQQQQQVRSDPIGEDNNGSSCSAAGLKNISQLQQQPPPRVSNVAMRSDYELYQKQMSEIQFQKKAKIQFISDAKGPPPTLLPHTESFIANLQSNLPQQQHIQLATMAANVAAGGASVISSGPATISSSSPAATSSGTTLTAPSEVSQSTAISDRPKVKPVSKKDAKNNRKTAAAAAAAAAAAVATATASVQQLQQQQQQQSFWPLASNNSSGGSGNGVLQQNPMVSIYNNLSVIPSSDQNVQLLQQSMANLNLQSQSSVTPPTTTTTTMPGGKATEKKTPATADAGNDGKTSDFVVTTNESESLSVASDLKNESSMVPTSSSAKATVITSTVAAKRASEVKNDDAAADSGTAADKDATLSAEQGASSDTASSSSHSSSSGNSTTSSAGESGSTGGGNINNSSVASSGNSTTNTTNSGDGGSVIVPAGDAVVGGGDGEGSTISSGSISSSSHSSAGGSDSSSTSSSSSTTTTTSANNNTADGDGGDGGTGAGNGNGEDEAGTSGGNGETVSSIDPDSQFNLFAMVDRKLMLKIAHRLLGDTSKSPSETPPLSSSCPAGSNLDPPASPPPAMMNNADMEYPELSRILCSFSGSDIMPTPEFVQVHQHMQNIIQHKSGSNPIKLGDTADGHPYAEEGDEHLPPVFNIEESDAEGIAECVGGIYPALDETLEQYHGEDGTVTQAHGGARESTYNYEWVDSIDDVIHVLNGCPDIPMALQDMVANFGCQEMDVFTNLIGLNSFCKTRWTGNQNQITSGTSSPVEEDTTGMVTLSDPTFAYRTGQTAGQLLALDPQQFSMESIHLLNQLHQASVSQASASGSVLHHPPAANNAGAPGQQPKLVFNVDADKASQVHLLFQLPTLQSQQQQQQQMMQDQQHDHINMITNNNQQQAQNQQQTLSLQQAAGQQQQQQQCNITAMQPHAAAAAAAAAIQHAQLQQQLHAQGMAAGHSGSAVLQQQQQRMQHLQSQAQGQQQQLQHLQSQQGQQQQSQQHCLQHAQMQVSTQTPQHQQHVAARNEDDMSPMVRTQHFALMDNSNQTTTANTGSGKLGGGGGGGGAGKKGEKNRKEKNRLAAVPAVRQAPAGQQSAGSAAAAAGQMQNYQYDSGTNARSAGGAMDIPPPSGTVQPFHGAGGSGMMPPQAGTTVVSERTIDVDSETDSNHDTALTLACAGGHEDMVELLITRGANIEHKDKKGFTPLILAATAGHEKVVDTLLRNGAEIEAQSERTKDTPLSLACSGGRYEVVELLLSMNANREHRNVSDYTPLSLAASGGYVNIIKLLLQHGAEINSRTGSKLGISPLMLAAMNGHVAAVKLLLDMGSDINAQIETNRNTALTLACFQGRHEVVSLLLDRKANVEHRAKTGLTPLMEAASGGYIDVGRVLLDKGADVNAAPVPSSRDTALTIAADKGHLKFVELLLSRGALVEVKNKKGNSPLWLAANGGHLGVVELLCSSGGDIDSQDNRKVSCLMAAFRKGHTKVVKWMVGQVTQFPSDQEMTRYINTINEQELLEKCHDCVKVIRAAKDQQATKANINASILLKELDLERSREESRKAAAAKRRERKKRRRAEKREQQRKLEMGEDGEAEGNDDDDDEEEAEDEKEEEEEEEEEEEDVDSEHDEDELLLSAAMTQQAAINSSKNKNRNANHLASQQLHHKSQQNYREKEKDTAKSRDKDKEKHKETERGSNQSSASSSSSTNQPRQHQQQQNNGQLYQYRPMSIPYQVQEEGDSGIDANSLGSCSSSEVKSSSNSNNALEQKKNNKKRKQQQQQQQAQTARGTIASTNAAGAARAAKAAAVANASNGGKSSNNAQHQQQNNNNNNRQSKSPEETGSAAPASSNSVVQDKNSKDKNRRQQEKEQQYAGGGGVVREKRDKATLEKENVAPKDHHDRSAGALSTMATKNDSKKSSSANEHHHHHHHHQPQQQTGNNSSAASGVASHQSLSQQQTGVPGNRKSIIVFGSGNRHTSDQNDELQAGGGGNYYNTGTNAGGKKTHGNKTFYNTTANSEDHHGHHGKISSASPMKQHATSGGMSVSQNANTSSQTSSSMGGGVVKREEGWKEVVRKSSVQQSGGSGGTGGSSTGSGGTGGNTGGSGSSSPMECRKVQVPVHAISRVIGRAGSNINAIRAATGAHIEVEKQGKSQGDRSITIKGSQEATKQAHSLIVTLIKDPDVDILLMLPKHSSSSGNSAQKSYGSSSTSGGGGSTVGQSGASSSITSSATSAQQQSSPVIVPAAIIPTNGAAPTMSAIVASGGVAAAAAAAAAAAAAAAAAATNATNSHIHPTLASVKGGKSVFGASSKSVNAGSAVSGSASTGTNAGTGSTMGGMVSSKSPSTQGSMASNASTAAVRTSSTTKNVFLSSTNSQQSRAQTAASSNVTINSGSVPYAVAASSVGQGKDPKRQQTTSQAPQQQQQSSNVLSGAGGGGGPKGSIHHHPGLATTGPSGAGGTAATAPFGSVGMQSIKSKNTLKTPIVSSNTPPIAATVPQAGGTNVTGGNNSGGSVGSFAKLVASDSNVQKKSFANSGSGSSGGSNASGSTTQQGQQQQQAIGVIGGRPSAQVQQSPAKSGGSAGLPVPPFGSSNANAVGGTGGVSSIGSHLISSNALHQSSPGGGSGGGAGQQKISSFIPPIATSGPGPTIVEASAIPPLPPISVPNTANPMAAPGSGRSITPIGQPPSSSSASSVSTISSSASSTSSVTTGPIGSRSVTTPSPLLQQQQSSTTSPTIGGQLHTKMQPPIGQHHQQLPPPSPPPSNVYSLFNDPFTNSQWGVGGNGAGSSVGVGDVGKPPLYGGHHHQQQHHHLSHGTMAPHHHQQHHQQHASVGSGVAGSGVLGTFMENPPTLQVDASKAPGYRGNAISSPVSSKASSNATTPPSSSMSSHQHQHQQQPPMHQALQQQQTNGAHLNLHHQSQQPLGSHQQQSLGLGHILSGANSSSNSTSPLTGLGSGSGGGGGGGPPQQPPSSVVVSRDAGVVNMVGGGHNTVSSASSSVSSSVSVGGGQHQQHHQQSYQSSNDPPNVGIKPSQPPSSSMHSGGGNGGQGNGAGGLGMLRSMMNMSSHMRHPASGNGPPDYLSGGGRDHSAGLTQQQLPVGSSRPPPLMYDGTGAGGGPPDSLQPSYQPHLGIGGNGNAGLPPISRLNPKASAFSGGIGPSVMPPTQHQPGGKMNLSNNHQPYGGNNAGGGGGAGTGGGGGSGMFHAPPPIGIGGGKYPSMSSSYSLAPGRPNSQQPPHGGNGAGGSSGGPPPPMGGMHHRGATGGGNNWFSSDLSHLQRDNLMGMENGLAMALNAGTVAASGSPNISPNNNNAPHTINGSVGGLVAQHQQQQQSMMDDSRKLPRAIGTERAWKYGGNGNVGLVGSGSGGGGPGGSGNSGGNMYNAGMVTAYVGLDGPDIINGGASPAAIAAAAAAGNQPWLGMDKNQFMGGGGGGGLGGSQQQQHQQQPPLPWLPAAIGRQYMDDIHIPDHFQQLQMDYHNTIGGSGPSGGPNQPNMNFMQYPFTPSNDMVGTAELRPPWEHEKHGWSQKWSGH